Sequence from the Candidatus Bathyarchaeota archaeon genome:
CTCATTTTGGAAACTCCCATTGATTCGCGAAGAGATGATGTAGGTAATATCAATAGAGTCAAAGCTATAGTTTCAAGTTTAGGCGTAATTTAATTTACTATTCAATGTATGCAATAATAATCAAATAATCTCGTAAACATACAATGTATGTCCGTTAAATCTCTCTTCTAACTTTGGCCTCCATCCATGGACCTCAAAATCGTGACTTATAATACGAGTCCCTGGCTTAACTTCGTGTTCAATTTTTGGTTTTAGCTTTTCATTAGCCCAACTTGTTAAATATAATGTTACAACATTAGCTTTGGAAAGATTCGCTTTGAATAAATCCTCATTAAATAACTCGATTCTATCAAAAAGGTTCAACTTTTTGATATTATTTAGTGCGGTCTTAAATAGACTTTGATTGATTTCATACCCGACAGCTCTTTTGGCATAAAAATCCTTGACAGTTGCAATAAGAATTCTTCCATCACCACATCCTAGATCATATACGACATCGTCAGCGGTAATTTTGCCCAATTCTAGCATTTTATTTACGACTTCAGGGGAACTTGGTACATAGGGAGCACAGCTCAACCGTTTACACCTCAATCTATACGAATCGGAGCAATTCAGCTTCTTATTAGTCAGCTATAATATTTCACTTATTATAAAATGTTTGATGGGCCGGGTGGGATTTGAACCCATGACCTCACGGTTTCTGAATTTATATCTTAAATTATCAGCCGTGTGCTCATTGATGTTGCATTTAAAACTTAACCAAGCTGAGCTACCGGCCCAGTGAATATTCGAGAGTTATTCGCATTTTAATATTAAAACTTTATTTAATAATCAGCTCACAGCTTTTTCTAGGTCAATTTCTAATATATCTGTGGCCCCCTTCTTCTTCAATATGGGTATAATCTGGACCACTTCATCTGCAGGTACGGCTGTCTCTATTGCATATCCGTAATCGTCTTTTCCACTTAACTTTGAAACCGTTGGACTTTTCATAGCAGGTAGAACATCCAATACATTTTTTAATGCTTTTTCTGGAACATTCATTTTCAAAAGCTTCAATCTCAACGCATCTTTGGCACCTCTTACCATCGTTAAAAAATTCTCGATCTTTTCTATCTTCTGTTTATCTTTTAGACTTTCCTTATTAGCAATAATTCTGGCTGTAGAACTGAATAGCTTGTATATGGGCTCCCATCCATTGTCTTGGAGAGTCTTTCCTGTTTGCACACAATCAATTATTAAATCCGCATCTTTAACGAAAGCTTCTGTTGCTCCATATGAACGAATAAATTTGTAAGGAATTTTCTTAGTGGTAAATTTCTCGTCCATAAGTTTTCTTGTTAATCTTTCATATTCAGAAGCCACAATAATTCTGCGTCCCTCCTTACTCATCTTTGTTACAAATTCTTTTAGAATTTCATCATCTTTTTCTTTCAAATCAGCTAAAGCTTTAATTCCATAGTATTGGGGAATCGCTGCAATTACATGCACTTTCCCAAATTCTACATCCAAAAGTTCTTCTAAATTAGATCCATGTTCTAAAACCCAATCCAATCCAGAGATGCCTAGATCATACTTTCCCTCTTCAACTAGTGGAGGTATATTTTGTGCTCTATA
This genomic interval carries:
- a CDS encoding tRNA (adenine(22)-N(1))-methyltransferase TrmK — protein: MSCAPYVPSSPEVVNKMLELGKITADDVVYDLGCGDGRILIATVKDFYAKRAVGYEINQSLFKTALNNIKKLNLFDRIELFNEDLFKANLSKANVVTLYLTSWANEKLKPKIEHEVKPGTRIISHDFEVHGWRPKLEERFNGHTLYVYEII
- the hisG gene encoding ATP phosphoribosyltransferase; protein product: MVSIRIALPKGHLWDSAKGLLDKAGYNIRMLNERSYFAYSNDPELEMRIYRAQNIPPLVEEGKYDLGISGLDWVLEHGSNLEELLDVEFGKVHVIAAIPQYYGIKALADLKEKDDEILKEFVTKMSKEGRRIIVASEYERLTRKLMDEKFTTKKIPYKFIRSYGATEAFVKDADLIIDCVQTGKTLQDNGWEPIYKLFSSTARIIANKESLKDKQKIEKIENFLTMVRGAKDALRLKLLKMNVPEKALKNVLDVLPAMKSPTVSKLSGKDDYGYAIETAVPADEVVQIIPILKKKGATDILEIDLEKAVS